TTGGGGTGGATTGCCCGGGGTCATGAAGCAATTCTTCGATTGTATGCGGTTTCGGTTAGTGAAGATGAACTCGGTGGGCGATACGTTGCCCGGTAAGTACCAGAACAAACATTACCTGAGCATGACCACCTGCTTCATTAGTTCATTAGACAATTTCTTTACCGGCATCACCGATCAAACTTTCGTGACGATCGACCGAATTTTGACCGGCGCCGGGCTGATTAAGGTGGGTGAGTTTGTCGGGACCGGCACCTGGGGAACGGCGACCCCCCGTCCGGAGAAGCTGCGTGAATGCACCCGGTGGGGGCACAAGATTGCACACCGCCCACGAAAGGATGATAATACCTTGAAACGCTACATACTGCTTTTCGTGATGATTGCCGCCATGGCGCTAGTGACCATGGGCCTACAAGCCTGGTGGTTAGGCGTCTTCACGCCCGGAAAATTCTGGCTGACCTACATCAGTTTTGTCGTCATCTTCTACGTCTTACTCGCCGGATTGCTACACTTCTTTACGTTCGTTCGTCACCGGCGGCGGTAACCTCAAAATCATTAAAAACACCACTTTTAACCGAAGCGTCCTTCGGCGAAAAGTGGTGTTTTTTTGACGTTAATTTTTAATTAGCAACGATGTTGACCAGCTTACCGGGCACCACGATGACCTTGCGGATGGTCTTGCCATCCACGTGGGTCTTAACCGTGTCGTCCGCTAAAGCGGCCTGTTCAATGGTATCCTTATCGGCGTCCTTAGCCACCTTTAGGTGTGCCCGGACCTTACCGTTAACCTGAACCACCATCTCCACGACATCTTCGACCAATTGCTTCGGGTCATAAGTCGGCCACTTGGCGTAGGCGATCGTGTTGTCGTGACCCATCAGGGACCACAACTCTTCGGCGATGTGCGGTACAATTGGCGAGATCAACTTGACGAAGCCTTCCATGTAAATCAATGGCAGACTGTCCACTTTGTAGGCTTCGTTGACGAAGACCATCAACTGGGAAATGGCCACGTTGAAGCGCATGGCTTCGATATCTTCGGTCACGGTCTTGACCGTTTGGTTATAGATCTTATCTAGTTGACCGTCGTTAATCATGGTGACGCGATCCCGTAAGTGGTTGTTGTCATCGATCAGCAGTCGCCAGACACGGTCTAACCACCGGCGAGAGCCGTTGATACCTTCCGTGCTCCACGGTTTGGAAGCTTCCAACGGTCCCATGAACATTTCGTACAGCCGCAAGGTATCGGCCCCGTGTTGTTCCACGATTTCGTCGGGGTTGATGACGTTCCCCTTGGACTTGGACATCTTTTCGTGGTTGGTCCCCAGAATCATCCCCTGGTTGACCAACTTCTGGAACGGTTCCTTGGTTGGCACGACACCCAGGTCGTACAAGAACTTGTGCCAGAACCGCGCGTACAGCAGATGCAAGACGGCGTGTTCGGCGCCCCCAATGTAAAGGTCAACGGGCATCCAGTACTTTAATTTCTCCGGATCGGCAATCATCTTGTCGTTGTGCGGATCGACGTAACGTAAGAAGTACCATGAACTCCCGGCCCATTGTGGCATGGTGTTGGTTTCGCGCTTCCCCTTACGACCGTTCTTATCCACCACGTTGACCCAGTCATCCAGGTTCGCCAGCGGGCTTTCACCCGTTCCCGAAGGTTCGAGTTGCTTAGCGGCTGGCAGGCGTAACGGTAATTCATCTTCCGGAACCAACGTGGTTTCGCCGTCTTCCCAGTGGATAACGGGAATCGGTTCGCCCCAGTAACGTTGCCGTGAGAAGATCCAGTCCCGTAGCCGGAAGTTGACCTGCTTGTGGCCCGCATCGTGGGCTTCCAACCAGTCGGTGGCCGCGGTCATGGCTTCGGCCTTGTCCATCCCGTCTAAGAAGTCGGAGTTGATGTGCTTACCGTCGCCCGTGTAGGCCGCCGTTTGCACGTCCACGTCACTGCCGTCTGCGGGCGCGATGACCTGAACGATCGGCAACTTGAACTTCTTGGCAAAGTCGTTGTCCCGGTCATCGTGGGCGGGAACGGCCATGATGGCCCCGGTCCCGTAAGATGCCAGGACGTAATCGCCGATCCAGATCGGTAACTTCTTGCCGTTGATCGGGTTGATCCCGTAGGCCCCGGTGAAGACCCCGGACTTATCCTTGTTCAGGTCGGTCCGTTCCAAGTCAGACTTGCTTTCGATGGCTTCCTTGTAGGCTTGTACGGCGTCGTGTTGTTCCGGCGTGGTGATCTCATCGACCAGCTTGTGTTCCGGCGCTAAGACCATGTAGGTCGCCCCAAACAACGTATCGGGCCGCGTCGAGTAAACTTCGATTTGCGCATCGGCGTGGTCGGCGATCTTAAAGAAGATGCTGGCCCCTTCGGAACGACCAATCCAGTGACGTTGCTGTTCCTTGATGCTTTCCGGCCAATCCAGGTCGTCTAGGTCGGTCAACAAGCGGTCGGCGTAAGCCGTGATCCGTAAGACCCATTGCCGCATTGGCACGCGGTAAACGGGGTAACCGCCCCGTTCAGTCTTGCCGTCGACGACTTCTTCGTTGGCCACGACGGTTCCCCCCATGAAGTCGGGTGCCCAGTTAACCATGATCTTGTCTTCGTAGGCTAAACCCTTCTTATAGAGTTGTTCGAAAATCCATTGCGTCCATTTGTAATAGGATTCGTCGGTGGTATTAACTTCGCGACTCCAGTCGTAGGAGAAGCCTAACGAGCGAATCTGACGTTTGAAGTTCTTAATGTTGTGGGCGGTAAAGTCCTTGGGGTTGTGCCCCGTCTTTAACGCGTACTGTTCGGCTGGTAAACCAAACGCGTCCCACCCCATGGGGTGTAAGACGTTAAAGCCCTGCATCCGCTTGTAACGGGCCATGATGTCGGTTGCGGTGTACCCTTCAGGATGCCCCACGTGCAGGCCTTGTCCGGATGGATAAGGGAACATATCCAAGACGTAATACTTGGGCTTGGTCGTGTTATCCGAAGCCTTGAAGGTTTCGTTGACCCGCCAGTAATGTTGCCACTTACGTTCAATAATTTGGTGTTTGTATGCCAAAATGACGCTTCCTTTCCTCTAAGTCAACGTTGTGTGTCAAAAAAAGCCCCCAGAAATCGCCAATTGGCCAATTTCTGTAGGGCGTTTGAGCGCGGTACCACCTACGTTTTCCCAATACCTGGGACTCAGTGGCGGATAACGGCGCCAGACGCCCACCTTACGGCAGATCCACTCGGAGATAAGTTCGCCCACCCGGGTAACGGATTCTCAGCCCCATCCGCTCTCTAGATACCCCGGCATTGCTACTACTTCTCGTCAACGTTCAGTGTTAATCGGTAATTGTCCTAATCTTAGCAAACCCCCCCGGGAAAAGCAAGACGACACCGGTAGTTTTCCCGGCAAATTTCTTGAATCGATTATGCTATACTTGACTCATCAAATTTAACCTAAAGGATCGATGATTGTGCCGAAAATTTCCCGTTGGCGCTGGGGTCTCACCTGGATCGCCGGCTTACTCTTCTTGATTGATTTATGGGGCGTCACGACTCACCAAGCCTGGGTGACTGTCGTCGATACTCACCTCATTCACCTGATTCGTCAGCCCCTAGCCCCAGCTGGAACCCAAGGGATGATCATGATCACCTCGGCGGGCAATCCCCGGTGCGTCGTCTGGATCACCCTATTGTTACTTGCCGTTCTGGTCATTGCCCGCCGGTTCCGAGCGGCCTTAATGATTCTGATCAACGTCGCTGGTTGGGCCGGATTAGGTAACACCGTGATTAAGAACCTAGTGCAACGCCCCCGACCGACCGTCCACCGACTAGTGGCCGCCAGTTCCTACAGCTTTCCTAGCGGTCACTCGGTTACCGCCATGCTGCTGTGGGGTGCCGTCATCGTGTTGACCGCCTACTATCTGGCCAATCATCCCGTGTGGAAATCGGTGATCATTAGCCTCGCCAGTCTCTGGATTGTCGCCATTGGCGTTTCCCGCGTCTTCGTGGGTGTCCATTATCCCACCGACGTTCTGGGCGGTTGGTTACTGGGGTTCTGTTGTTTGACCCTGACACAGTGGGCTCTCACCCGCAAAGGAAGCGAACTTTAGATGAATTTACCCAACGCCTTAACCTATAGTCATTTTCTCCTCAAAGAATGCGTTTATCCGGGAGCCACCGTTGTCGATGCCACGGTAGGCAACGGTCACGACACCGTTTTTCTCGCCCAACTGGTGGGCCCCGCTGGCCACGTCATTGGCTTTGACGTCCAGGCGGTGGCCCTGCAACACACGCAAACCCAACTCACCCTCACTGGTCTGAGTGCTAGGGTCGACCTCCATTTAACCGGCCACGAACACGCCGCCGAATATCTCGCCAATACCCAACTAGCGGGCGCCGTCTTCAACTTGGGCTACTTACCGGGGGGCGATAAGCACCGCATTACCCAGGCAACGACCACGTTAACGGCCATCAACGCACTGCTCCCACACCTGATGCGGGGCGGACGCCTGCTGTTAGTGGTGTATTCCGGCCATCCCGGGGGTGCCGCCGAAGCCCAAGCCGTCCGCGACTTTTGCACTGCGTTGCCGCAGAAAACCTACCAGGTACTCCAGTACGGATTCATCAACCAAGTGCACCAACCACCCTATCTCCTGGCCATTGAACGACGTTAACTAACCTAAAAATAGGCTGCCACAGACCGCTCAGCGGTCGTGGCAGCCTATTTAGTGTGACCTACTAATCTTGATCATCTAACTGCCGGGCCGCCGCGATATCCGGCCCCACGATGGTTCCCACCACCGTTTCAATTGCCGCAATTAAAGGACTTTCCGGCGTGATCCCCGTGGTTGCAAATTGCCGTTCCCACCACCCGACCCGAATCCGCTGGATAGTGGTGACCACTTGTTGCCCCGCAACCGTCAGGGTTAACAACTTGGTCTTCCCCGTGCCATTAGTTTTTTTCAGATAACCCAACTTTTCCATCTTATTAATCTCCCGGGTAGCTAGGGCCTTATCAACGACCAATAACCGTGCCACGTGATTCTGCGTAATAGTAGGATAATCGCCCACCGTTAACAGAATACAGGCTGCCGTCGGATTTAGATTAAGATCGTCAAACTGTTGCTTGGTATCCTTGTAGTATTGCCGATGCAGGATCGAAATATCCTGCGCTAAATAGCCGATATTTTTCATCGTTTTGCCTCTTTTGCTGCTTGCGTGTTGACAAATCAACATAAGCGTTCTATCTTTAAACCATAACATGTGATCACTGCTTAAACAAGGAGACGACTTTACTCATGACAATTAACGGTGCTGAAGCGCTACTACAATCCATGATCAATCAGGGCATTAAATACGTGTTTGGCCTCCCCGGGGCCAAGGTCGACCAACTATTCGACCTCCTCACCTACAGCCAGGATCCCCGGACCCCCCAACTCGTGATTACCCACCACGAGCAAAACGCTGCCTTCATGGCCGCCGGTATTGGCCGACTGACCGGCAAACCCGGCGTGGTTGCGACAACCTCGGGCCCCGGCGTTTCCAACCTCGCGACTGGTCTCATCACCGCCACGTCCGAAGGAGACCCCGTGATTGCTTTAGGCGGTCAGGTGCCCCGCAATGACGTGGCCCGGCTCACGCACCAAAGCATCCCTAGCAAAGAACTCTTGACCGCCGCGACCAAGGATAGTGTCGAGGTCCAAGACGCCAACAACCTCTCCGAAACCTTTGCCAACGCTTATCAGACGGCGGTGGCCCCCAAGGCTGGTGCGACGTTCATTTCCCTTCCCAAGGATGTTCTGGACGATGCGGTGACCACCCCGGCGATTCAGCCGTTGGCCCCCATCGCCCAGGGGAGCGCCGACGCGGCGACCCTCGCGCAAGTTTCCGCCAAACTACAAGCCGCTAAACTCCCCGTGATTTTAGCCGGTATGCGTTCGTCGAGCACCGCCGTGACCGCGGCGATTCACGCGTTACTCCAGAAATTTTCCATCCCCGTGGTTGAGACCTTCCAGGGCGCCGGGGTCATCTCCCGTGACCTGGAAAAAGACTACTTTGGTCGGGTGGGGCTCTTCCGTAATCAGATTGGGGATGCCATCTTAAGGGAAAGCGACCTGGTCATCACCGTGGGGTACGACCCCGTCGAATACGAAGGCCGCCTGTGGAACCTCGATCGGACCGGCGACATCATCAACCTCGATAGTATCGCACCGGAAATTTCTAACGATTACCAACCCGACCTAGTCATCCAGGCCGACATTGCCAAGACCCTAACGGCGCTTAGCCAGAGCCTGCCTGCCATGACCCTTAGTGACGAGATGGTTGCTCACCTGCACCACTTACGCGATCACTTCGATTCTCAAGACGCCGTCCCCGCCACCACTGCGGGTCACGGGGTGCATCCTTTGGCTATCGTCCGGGCCTTACAGGACCAGGTCAACGACGACACCACGGTCACGGTCGACGTCGGTAGTCACTACATCTGGATGGCCCGGCACTTCCGCAGTTACAAGCCACGGCACTTGCTCTTTAGTAACGGCATGCAAACGCTAGGCGTGGCCCTTCCCTGGGCCATTGCGGCCGCACTCGAACGGCCCGACCAACACGTCGTCTCCGTGGCTGGCGACGGGGGCTTTCTCTTTTCCAGTCAGGAACTGGAAACGGCCGTGCGGCTGCACCTCAACATCGTGCAATTGATCTGGAACGACGGGCACTACAACATGGTTCAATTCCAAGAACAAGCTAAATACGGGCGTGATTCCGGGGTCAACATCGGCAACGTCGACTTCGCCAAGTACGCCGAAAGCTTCGGGGCTACCGGGTTACACGCCGAAACGCCGGAACAAGTCACGGCGGCGCTCAAGCAGGCATTTGCCACGGACGGGCCGACCGTGATTGACATCCCCGTGGACTACCGCGATAATCTCAAATTCGCGTCAACGTTACTCAAAGACGTCTTGAACTAATCGAAAGAAGGCTTATGTCATGTCAAACACCACCACTTTATACCAACACGGGACCCTGGCCCTACTGGTACCGGGGCTCCTCGATGGAACCATCACCATGCAAGACCTATTGGCCCATGGTGACACGGGCATTGGGACCGGGGAAGGTCTGGACGGCGAGCTCATTATTTTAGAGGGCACACCCTACCAGGTCGATAGTCACGGACAGGTTAACCTGGTCTCCGCCGACTTTACCCTCCCCTTTGCCAACAGTCACTTCGCCGCTTATCAGCCACTGATGACGGTCGAAAACGCCCGGCAGGCCGACCTGCCGGCCCAAATCATGGCCGAAACCCGGAGTGCCAACACCTTCTTCTCCGTGAAGATTACGGGAACGTTCACCCAAATGCGAACGCGAGCCGTGCAAAAATCGGCACAGCCTTACCAGTCGTTAGCCAAGACAGCGGCGACCCAACGCATTTTTACCCGGGAGACGGTCACCGGAACCCTGCTTAGCTACTATTCTCCCCAAATCTTCGATGGCGTGGCCGTCGGCGGGTTCCACAGCCACTTTATGTCCGCCGACCACGACTTTGGCGGCCACATCCTGGATTTCGCCACGGTCGACGGCGAAATCACCTGGCAACAGTTCGACAGTTTGGCCCAACACCTGCCAACGCAAAGCGCCGCCTACATGGCTCACGACTTCAGCCAAGATGATATTCTTGGCGCAATTCACCAAGCCGAATAATTTGTCTCAACTAAGCCAGGCCCAACTACTCGTCATTTCCGAGTGGCTGAGCCTGGTTTTTCGTTGTTCGTCATGCGTTAAAAATGGGGTTTGACATGTTAGTCTAATTAGACTATGATGATTTAGTCCAATTAGACTAAAGGAGTTTTTATTTATGAAATCCATCTTAATGGTCGGCCAATCGAACATGGCCGGCCGCGGCTTTTTAACCGCCGTTCCCCCCATCTTAAACGACCACCTACGCATGTTGCGTAACGGGCGTTGGCAACAGCTCGCCGAACCAGTCAACGTCGACCGCGAAGTCGCCGGCGTGGGACTCGCCCCCGCCTTTGCGCAAGCCTGGTCCGCCGACCACCCCACCGAAACGCTGGGATTGATTCCCTGTGCCGAGGGTGGCAGCGCGCTCGCCGAATGGGCGCCGGATGCGCCACTGATGCGCCACGCCATTAGCGAAGCCCGCTTTGCGCAAGAAACCAGCGAGATCATCGCGATTCTCTGGCACCAGGGCGAAAATGACAGTCTTGATCAACATTACCGCACGTACCAGACCCAACTCACCCACACCCTGACCCATCTTCGGACGGCGCTCAACTTACCTGCCGTTCCCATTATTTTAGGCGGGCTTCCCGCTTTTCTGGGCCAGCACGGCTTCGGGTTAAGCGCAACGGAAGCGCCCCAGATTGATGCCCTGATTCGCCAAACCGCCGCCGACCTGCCCCAGGCCTACTTCGTAACGGCGGCTGATTTGACCGCTAACCCGGATGGCATCCACCTCAACGCCCCGTCGCAACGGCGCTTTGGGGTCCGTTACTACCAGGCCTTCCACCAACGGGCCGACGTCTTAGCGCCATTGGCCGACGAAACCCAGCGTG
Above is a window of Levilactobacillus zymae DNA encoding:
- the alsS gene encoding acetolactate synthase AlsS, which translates into the protein MTINGAEALLQSMINQGIKYVFGLPGAKVDQLFDLLTYSQDPRTPQLVITHHEQNAAFMAAGIGRLTGKPGVVATTSGPGVSNLATGLITATSEGDPVIALGGQVPRNDVARLTHQSIPSKELLTAATKDSVEVQDANNLSETFANAYQTAVAPKAGATFISLPKDVLDDAVTTPAIQPLAPIAQGSADAATLAQVSAKLQAAKLPVILAGMRSSSTAVTAAIHALLQKFSIPVVETFQGAGVISRDLEKDYFGRVGLFRNQIGDAILRESDLVITVGYDPVEYEGRLWNLDRTGDIINLDSIAPEISNDYQPDLVIQADIAKTLTALSQSLPAMTLSDEMVAHLHHLRDHFDSQDAVPATTAGHGVHPLAIVRALQDQVNDDTTVTVDVGSHYIWMARHFRSYKPRHLLFSNGMQTLGVALPWAIAAALERPDQHVVSVAGDGGFLFSSQELETAVRLHLNIVQLIWNDGHYNMVQFQEQAKYGRDSGVNIGNVDFAKYAESFGATGLHAETPEQVTAALKQAFATDGPTVIDIPVDYRDNLKFASTLLKDVLN
- the budA gene encoding acetolactate decarboxylase, with the protein product MSNTTTLYQHGTLALLVPGLLDGTITMQDLLAHGDTGIGTGEGLDGELIILEGTPYQVDSHGQVNLVSADFTLPFANSHFAAYQPLMTVENARQADLPAQIMAETRSANTFFSVKITGTFTQMRTRAVQKSAQPYQSLAKTAATQRIFTRETVTGTLLSYYSPQIFDGVAVGGFHSHFMSADHDFGGHILDFATVDGEITWQQFDSLAQHLPTQSAAYMAHDFSQDDILGAIHQAE
- a CDS encoding sialate O-acetylesterase, with protein sequence MKSILMVGQSNMAGRGFLTAVPPILNDHLRMLRNGRWQQLAEPVNVDREVAGVGLAPAFAQAWSADHPTETLGLIPCAEGGSALAEWAPDAPLMRHAISEARFAQETSEIIAILWHQGENDSLDQHYRTYQTQLTHTLTHLRTALNLPAVPIILGGLPAFLGQHGFGLSATEAPQIDALIRQTAADLPQAYFVTAADLTANPDGIHLNAPSQRRFGVRYYQAFHQRADVLAPLADETQRVAALTAHPLTAAEALYLQSKRFALGQTTFDEFMAAVQASRSGEADA
- a CDS encoding flavodoxin family protein, with amino-acid sequence MRYLALLGSHEETGITAGYLQAVLAALPADAQVETVFLRDYEIYPDTPEKTCPALDTLEAKLAASDFWIICTPTYWGGLPGVMKQFFDCMRFRLVKMNSVGDTLPGKYQNKHYLSMTTCFISSLDNFFTGITDQTFVTIDRILTGAGLIKVGEFVGTGTWGTATPRPEKLRECTRWGHKIAHRPRKDDNTLKRYILLFVMIAAMALVTMGLQAWWLGVFTPGKFWLTYISFVVIFYVLLAGLLHFFTFVRHRRR
- a CDS encoding phosphatase PAP2 family protein, producing the protein MIVPKISRWRWGLTWIAGLLFLIDLWGVTTHQAWVTVVDTHLIHLIRQPLAPAGTQGMIMITSAGNPRCVVWITLLLLAVLVIARRFRAALMILINVAGWAGLGNTVIKNLVQRPRPTVHRLVAASSYSFPSGHSVTAMLLWGAVIVLTAYYLANHPVWKSVIISLASLWIVAIGVSRVFVGVHYPTDVLGGWLLGFCCLTLTQWALTRKGSEL
- a CDS encoding MarR family winged helix-turn-helix transcriptional regulator, whose amino-acid sequence is MKNIGYLAQDISILHRQYYKDTKQQFDDLNLNPTAACILLTVGDYPTITQNHVARLLVVDKALATREINKMEKLGYLKKTNGTGKTKLLTLTVAGQQVVTTIQRIRVGWWERQFATTGITPESPLIAAIETVVGTIVGPDIAAARQLDDQD
- the leuS gene encoding leucine--tRNA ligase, which encodes MAYKHQIIERKWQHYWRVNETFKASDNTTKPKYYVLDMFPYPSGQGLHVGHPEGYTATDIMARYKRMQGFNVLHPMGWDAFGLPAEQYALKTGHNPKDFTAHNIKNFKRQIRSLGFSYDWSREVNTTDESYYKWTQWIFEQLYKKGLAYEDKIMVNWAPDFMGGTVVANEEVVDGKTERGGYPVYRVPMRQWVLRITAYADRLLTDLDDLDWPESIKEQQRHWIGRSEGASIFFKIADHADAQIEVYSTRPDTLFGATYMVLAPEHKLVDEITTPEQHDAVQAYKEAIESKSDLERTDLNKDKSGVFTGAYGINPINGKKLPIWIGDYVLASYGTGAIMAVPAHDDRDNDFAKKFKLPIVQVIAPADGSDVDVQTAAYTGDGKHINSDFLDGMDKAEAMTAATDWLEAHDAGHKQVNFRLRDWIFSRQRYWGEPIPVIHWEDGETTLVPEDELPLRLPAAKQLEPSGTGESPLANLDDWVNVVDKNGRKGKRETNTMPQWAGSSWYFLRYVDPHNDKMIADPEKLKYWMPVDLYIGGAEHAVLHLLYARFWHKFLYDLGVVPTKEPFQKLVNQGMILGTNHEKMSKSKGNVINPDEIVEQHGADTLRLYEMFMGPLEASKPWSTEGINGSRRWLDRVWRLLIDDNNHLRDRVTMINDGQLDKIYNQTVKTVTEDIEAMRFNVAISQLMVFVNEAYKVDSLPLIYMEGFVKLISPIVPHIAEELWSLMGHDNTIAYAKWPTYDPKQLVEDVVEMVVQVNGKVRAHLKVAKDADKDTIEQAALADDTVKTHVDGKTIRKVIVVPGKLVNIVAN
- a CDS encoding class I SAM-dependent methyltransferase is translated as MNLPNALTYSHFLLKECVYPGATVVDATVGNGHDTVFLAQLVGPAGHVIGFDVQAVALQHTQTQLTLTGLSARVDLHLTGHEHAAEYLANTQLAGAVFNLGYLPGGDKHRITQATTTLTAINALLPHLMRGGRLLLVVYSGHPGGAAEAQAVRDFCTALPQKTYQVLQYGFINQVHQPPYLLAIERR